The genomic interval TCGGCCAGCGCCTTCTTGAAGACCTCGGCCCGCAGTGCGCCTTCATGCGCGTACACCCGCTCGCCCTCCGGGGTCGCCCGCAGCAGGCGGCGCCGGGTGCCGGGCGCGGGCAGGAACTCGAGGAGACCACGGCCGATCGCGGCCTTCACCTGGCGGCTGACCGTGGACTGCTCCAGTTGCAGCATCTCCTCCAGCTCTCGCATCGAGAGGGGGCCCGTTTCCGCCAGCGCCCAGAGGATCCGGAAGCTCGACCGGTCGAGGGTCGACTCCTCGGGAAGCTGGACCCGCCTCCGGCTGAGCCGCAGAACCTCGTTCCCGAGCGCCCGCAGCGCCTCGTCGTCGATCGACTCCCCCAGGTCCCCCGCCAACCTCAGATCCCCCGAGACCTCGGGTTCCGACCAGGCCCGGTGGTCAGGGTGCGGCGGGCCGGCGGTGTGGCTGCCGTCCATAGCATCCTCCAGTACGTGGAACACAAGCAGTACCAGACGCTAGACGGCGGTGACGACGTCTGCCTCGGTGGCCGGCGCTGCCGGCACCGCCGTGACCGTGGCCGTGGTCGACCGCCGGCGGCGCGGAAGGAACGCGGCGATCACGGCACCGGCCAACGCCGCGATGGCACCGATGCCGAAGCAGAGCGTGAACGCGCCCTCGCCGGGTAGCCGAATCCCCTCGAACGCGGTGGTGTTGCTGGCGAGCACGGTGCCCATGAGCGCGGCCGCCACGCTGCCGCCGACCGAGCGGGTGAGGGCGTTGAGACCGACCGCGGCCGCCGCGTCCTGGGGTGGTGTGGCGTCCAGGATGAGGGTGGGCATCGCGGCGTAGCCGATGCCGACACCGGCGGAGCCGACACACATGACGATCAGCAGCTGCCACGGGGCGTCCATGAGAACCACGCCCAGGCTGTATCCGACGGCCAGGACCAGCGCGCCGATCACGAGGGTGATCCTCGGGCCGGTACTGCGGATCAACCTGCTGGAGATCGGGGCGAACGCGAGCATCATCAGGCCGGCCGGAGCCATCCACAGCCCGGTGGCCTGCAACGACTGGCCGAGACCGTAGCCGGTGGCCGCCGGCAGCTGGAGCAGCTGCGGAATCACGATGGACTGCGCCATCATGCCGAAGCCGACCGCCAGGGCCGCGATGTTGGTCATCAGCACCGGCCGTTTCGCGGTGGCCCTCAGGTCGACCAGCGGCTCGTCCTGACGCAGCTCGACGAAGACCCAGAGCACCAGGACGGCCAGGCCCCCGGCGATCGCACCGAGGGTGCGGGCATCGCCCCAGCCCCAGGCGGTGGCCTTGGAGATACCGACCAGGAACACGACCAGGCCCACCGCGAGGCCGAGCGCGCCCAGCACGTCGAAGCGGCCCTCGTGGCCGTCATGAATGTGCGGGATGGCGACAGCCGCGAGCACGAACACGACCGCGGCCACGGCCGTCGAGACCCAGAACACGGTGTGCCAGCCACCGACGTCGACGATCCAGGCGGCCAGCGGAAGGCCGATCGCACCGCCGACCCCCAGGGTGGCGCTCATCGCGGCCAGGGCCGTCGGCGCCATCCGCGGCGGGGTGATCTCCCGGATGAGCGAGATGCCGACCGGGATGAAACCGATCGACATGCCCTGCAGGGCACGGCCCACCAGCATCGGTGTCAGCGAGCTCGACAGCGCGCACACCAACGACCCGACGATGAGCGCACCCGCGCTCGCCATGAGCACCCGCTGCTTGCCGAACAGGTCCGCGAGTCGACCCGCGACCACCATGAACACCGAAGCGGCCAGCAGGGTGACGGTGACGACCCAGGCCGAGTTGGACGCCGAGGTGCCCAGCAGACGGGGCAGCTCGGTCTGCAGCGGGATCACCAGCGTCTGGGTGAAGGCGGTGGCCATCCCGCCGATGCACAACGCGATCACCGACACGATCGGCGGCGCCGTCCTGGCACCCGAGGCAAGCGACATGATCCAACTTTCGTCCGCACCTACATGCTTGATACATGCAACGTATGCATAGTACATGCATGTGGTGCTGACGTCAGACCAGGCCGAGTGACAGGCGATACACCCGCCGCAGCCGACGGGCAGGACCGTACGGTCCGGTCGCCCAGACGAGGTGGGCAGTGCCAGGCGGGGCGGAACGCCGTGTCAGAGCAGACCGTCGTCCGACAACGTCACGGTCTGCACGCGGTGGACGCCCTTCTTGCGGACGACGGCGTCACCGGTCACCCGGACCCGGCAGGCCAGCCGCAGGTTGCCGACGCCCATGAGGTCGGATGCGCCCACAACGTCCGCGGGACCCGCGACACCCTCGACGCCTGCGGCACCCTCCATGCGCGCGACACCCTCCATGCCCGCGACACCCTCGACGCCCGCGGCACCCTCGACGCCCACGAGACCGCGAGGCGGCCTGCCGGAGAGCAGGGGCTCAAGAGCGCCGACCTCCTCGGCGTCTGGCGCGACGAGATGCTCGGCGCCACGGACGACCTCCAGGCGGCAGACCGTGCACGCCCCCTGCCCATGGCAGGTCGTGGGCCAGTGGTACCCAAGCCGCCACGCGGCCTCGATGATCGTCTCCCCGGATTCGACCGTGAGCTCGACACCGAGAGGCTCGACGCGCACCACCGGTCCACCCGGCCGCGGATCCTTCACACCTCCATCCTTCCTCGGCCGCCGGCAACGCCGTCGACGACGGCTTCAGACGGTTTCGGTGGGCGGGGTCCTGGACGAGAGGGGTACCGAGCCGACCTTCCGGAATGGAGTAAATACTCACTACTTAAATCTCGCCCACCACCAACACCCGCGTCGCCTCTCCCCCGTCACGGCGGACGAGGAGACCCACGCGGGGCCGGTGGGACAGACCTCCGGGAGACAGACGTCGGTGGAGCAGGGCCCGACGGGTCAGACCCGACGAGTCAGACCCGACGGGTCAGAGCAGCTCGAGGATGGTGGCGTTGGCCTGGCCGCCGCCCTCGCACATGGTCTGCAGGCCGTAGCGGATGCCGTTGTCACGCATGTGATTGACCAGCGTCGTCATGATCCGGGCACCGGAACCGCCGAGCGGGTGGCCGAGCGCGATCGCGCCGCCGAGCGGGTTGAGCGCCTTCGCGTCGGCGCCGATGTCGGCGAGCCAGGCCAGCGGTACCGGAGCGAACGCCTCGTTGACCTCGAACGCGCCGATGTCGTCGATCTTGAGCCCGGACCTGGTGAGCGCCTTCTGGGTGGCGGGGATCGGCGCGGTCAGCATGATGACCGGGTCGCTGCCCGCGAGGACGGCGGTGTGGATCCGGGCGATCGGCCGAAGGCCCAGCTCGGCGGCCTTCTCGCTGGTGGTGATCAGCAGCGCTGCCGAGCCGTCGGAGATCTGGGAGGAGTTCGCCGCCGTGATCACGCCGCCGTCCTCCACCGTCCTGAACACGGTCTTCAGCTTCGCGAGGCCCTCGACGGTGCCGCCGCGGCGGATGCCCTCGTCCTTGCTGATGACCGTGCCGTCGGCCAGCGTGACCGGCGCGATCTGCGCGTCGAACCGGCCCTCGTCCTGGGCGGCTGCGGCCTTCTCGTGGGAGCT from Parafrankia irregularis carries:
- a CDS encoding MFS transporter produces the protein MSLASGARTAPPIVSVIALCIGGMATAFTQTLVIPLQTELPRLLGTSASNSAWVVTVTLLAASVFMVVAGRLADLFGKQRVLMASAGALIVGSLVCALSSSLTPMLVGRALQGMSIGFIPVGISLIREITPPRMAPTALAAMSATLGVGGAIGLPLAAWIVDVGGWHTVFWVSTAVAAVVFVLAAVAIPHIHDGHEGRFDVLGALGLAVGLVVFLVGISKATAWGWGDARTLGAIAGGLAVLVLWVFVELRQDEPLVDLRATAKRPVLMTNIAALAVGFGMMAQSIVIPQLLQLPAATGYGLGQSLQATGLWMAPAGLMMLAFAPISSRLIRSTGPRITLVIGALVLAVGYSLGVVLMDAPWQLLIVMCVGSAGVGIGYAAMPTLILDATPPQDAAAAVGLNALTRSVGGSVAAALMGTVLASNTTAFEGIRLPGEGAFTLCFGIGAIAALAGAVIAAFLPRRRRSTTATVTAVPAAPATEADVVTAV
- a CDS encoding 2Fe-2S iron-sulfur cluster-binding protein, yielding MKDPRPGGPVVRVEPLGVELTVESGETIIEAAWRLGYHWPTTCHGQGACTVCRLEVVRGAEHLVAPDAEEVGALEPLLSGRPPRGLVGVEGAAGVEGVAGMEGVARMEGAAGVEGVAGPADVVGASDLMGVGNLRLACRVRVTGDAVVRKKGVHRVQTVTLSDDGLL
- a CDS encoding thiolase family protein, yielding MRDAVIVEAVRTPVGKRNGGLSGVHPTDLSAHVLSTLVERAGVDPALVEDVVWGCVGQVGEQTFDIARNAALGAGFPETVTGVTVDRQCGSSQQAVHFAAAGVVAGHYDFVIAGGVESMSRVPMGSALMDKVPFGERYLARYNNAFPDQGVGAEMIAERWGFSRTQCDEFAISSHEKAAAAQDEGRFDAQIAPVTLADGTVISKDEGIRRGGTVEGLAKLKTVFRTVEDGGVITAANSSQISDGSAALLITTSEKAAELGLRPIARIHTAVLAGSDPVIMLTAPIPATQKALTRSGLKIDDIGAFEVNEAFAPVPLAWLADIGADAKALNPLGGAIALGHPLGGSGARIMTTLVNHMRDNGIRYGLQTMCEGGGQANATILELL
- a CDS encoding MarR family winged helix-turn-helix transcriptional regulator, producing the protein MDGSHTAGPPHPDHRAWSEPEVSGDLRLAGDLGESIDDEALRALGNEVLRLSRRRVQLPEESTLDRSSFRILWALAETGPLSMRELEEMLQLEQSTVSRQVKAAIGRGLLEFLPAPGTRRRLLRATPEGERVYAHEGALRAEVFKKALAEFGPDRVRALAAELGALNDAVDRLTAAEPARTPGRQ